From Medicago truncatula cultivar Jemalong A17 chromosome 7, MtrunA17r5.0-ANR, whole genome shotgun sequence, a single genomic window includes:
- the LOC25497685 gene encoding cell division cycle protein 27 homolog B, which yields MEAILVDSVQNSLRHFLHSNAIFLSHRLCAQFPSETNLQLLAGCYLQSNQAHSAYHILKGTQMAQSRYLFAISCFQMNLLNEAEATLCPANEPSAEVPNGSAGHYLLGLIYRYTDRKKNAVHHFKMALSMDPLMWAAYEELCILGSAEEAVAFFGEAAALCIQKQYLNFSTSPKLHSSTEDCNLVDTRHCVSEDASPRQSKLMQGLKDISGNHHGAPVLGGTSGQPINSGLSNISFYNTPAPTMTQLSGVAPPLCRNVQPNGSNMSTQSAENSPRSTVNSTIQARRKFVDEGKLRKISGRLFSDSPRRSSRLSGDASVNANPNTTAVSGNGTNYSSKHLGGSKPSSRAFRSVTVRKGQPWANENIDEGNHNDILDDSLLNITSTTSTSSSTMEAKSYEQEAANIPVGGQVLSSSKVITGASEILTLLRVLGEAFRLACLYRCQDALETYQKLPHKHYNTGWVLSQVGKMYYEFDYLEADRAFGLARQMTPYNLEGMDVYSTVLYHLKEDMKLSYLAQELIQTDRLAPQSWCAMGNCYSLQKDHETALKNFQRAVQLNPRFAYAHTLCGHEYVALEDFENGIKCYQSALRVDERHYNAWYGLGMVYLRQEKFEFSEHHFQMAFQINPQSSVILSYLGTALHALKRSEEALVVMEKAILADKKNPVPMYQKANILMSLEKFDEALEVLEELKEYAPREISVYALMGRIYKRRNMHERAMLHYGIALDLKPSATDAAAIKAAIEKLHVPDEMDDNL from the exons CAATTGTTGGCTGGCTGTTACTTGCAGAGTAATCAAGCGCATTCTGCATACCATATTTTAAAGG GAACACAAATGGCTCAATCTCGGTACTTGTTTGCAATATCATGCTTTCAGATGAATCTTCTTAACGAAGCTGAGGCAACATTATGTCCTGCTAATGAGCCTAGTGCTGAG GTTCCAAATGGTTCAGCTGGTCATTATCTATTAGGGCTCATTTACAG ATACACCGACAGAAAGAAAAATGCCGTCCATCATTTTAAGATGGCACTGTCAATGGATCCTCTAATGTGGGCTGCATATGAAGAGTTGTGCATATTAG GTTCTGCTGAAGAAGCAGTTGCATTTTTTGGTGAAGCAGCTGCTCTTTGCATACAAAAGCAATACCTAAATTTCTCAACCTCTCCAAAGTTGCATTCATCAACTGAGGATTGTAATTTAGTTGACACTAGACACTGTGTGTCTGAAGATGCGAGTCCAAGGCAATCGAAACTCATGCAAGGCCTAAAAGATATTTCTGGAAATCATCATGGAGCACCTGTATTGGGAGGAACTTCGGGTCAACCTATTAATAGTGGTCTTTCTAacatatcattttataatacgCCAGCTCCAACGATGACACAA TTATCAGGTGTTGCTCCACCTTTGTGTAGGAATGTGCAGCCAAATGGCTCAAATATGAGCACACAAAGTGCTGAGAATTCTCCAAGATCAACAGTGAACTCTACTATTCAAGCTCGAAGAAAGTTTGTGGATGAAGGAAAGTTAAGAAAG aTTTCTGGAAGGTTATTTTCTGATTCTCCTCGACGTAGTTCGAGACTCTCAGGCGATGCAAGTGTAAATGCAAATCCTAATACAACAGCTGTCTCTGGAAATGGAACTAATTACTCTTCTAAGCATCTTGGTGGGTCAAAACCTAGCTCAAGGGCATTTCGTTCTGTGACAGTTCGCAAGGGACAACCATGGGCCAATGAAAACATAGACGAAG GAAATCATAATGACATTCTAGATGATTCTCTTTTAAATATTACATCAACAACTTCGACTTCCTCGTCTACCATGGAAGCTAAATCTTATGAACAGGAAGCAGCGAATATTCCAGTTGGTGGACAAGTATTAAGTAGTTCAAAAGTCATCACTGGTGCTTCTGAAATACTGACCCTTCTAAGAGTTCTTGGTGAAGCTTTTAGACTTGCCTGCTTGTATAGGTGCCag GATGCACTGGAAACTTATCAGAAACTTCCACATAAGCATTACAACACTGGCTGGGTTCTTTCCCAG GTGGGAAAAATGTACTATGAATTTGATTATTTAGAAGCTGATCGGGCTTTTGGTCTTGCTCGTCAGATGACACCTTATAATTTGGAAGGAATGGATGTATACTCAACAGTCCTTTAt CATCTAAAGGAAGATATGAAGTTAAGTTACCTGGCTCAGGAACTGATACAAACTGATCGCTTAGCTCCTCAATCATG GTGCGCGATGGGCAATTGCTACAGCCTGCAGAAAGATCATGAAACTGCACTAAAGAATTTTCAACGAGCCGTGCAACTAAATCCCAGATTTGCATATGCGCACACCCTTTGTGGACATGA GTATGTTGCTCTAGAAGATTTTGAAAATGGAATCAAATGCTACCAGAGTGCACTCAGGGTTGATGAAAGGCATTACAATGCTTGGTATGGACTTGGAATGGTGTATCTTCGCCAAGAGAAGTTTGAGTTCTCCGAACACCATTTTCAAATGGCTTTCCAAATTAATCCACAGTCATCTGTTATATTGTCATACCTTGGTACTGCTTTGCACGCTTTAAAG AGAAGCGAGGAAGCACTGGTGGTAATGGAGAAGGCTATTTTGGCAGATAAGAAAAATCCTGTTCCAATGTATCAGAAGGCCAATATACTAATGAGCTTGGAAAAATTCGATGAGGCTTTGGAAGTCCTAGAGGAGCTTAAAGAGTATGCTCCCCGCGAAATTAGTGTCTACGCTTTGATGGGAAGGATCTATAAAAGGCGTAACATGCATGAGAGAGCAATGCTTCATTATGGTATTGCTTTGGATTTGAAACCTTCTGCAACAGATGCTGCTGCTATTAAG GCTGCCATAGAGAAATTACATGTACCGGATGAGATGGACGACAACTTGTAG